Proteins encoded within one genomic window of Panicum virgatum strain AP13 chromosome 1N, P.virgatum_v5, whole genome shotgun sequence:
- the LOC120656715 gene encoding 14 kDa proline-rich protein DC2.15-like, with product MASKAFLLVTLNLLLFAVANACGGGCPTPTPPTPTPPSPSPSSKGKCPKNALKLAACANVAGLVSAEVGKPPAEPCCSLLGGLADLEAAACLCTAIKANVLGITLDIPVKLSLIVNYCGKNLPSGFICA from the coding sequence ATGGCATCCAAGGCCTTCCTCCTCGTTACCCTCAACCTGCTCCTCTTCGCGGTGGCCaacgcctgcggcggcggctgcccgaCGCCGACTCCAccaacgccgacgccgccgtcaCCGTCACCGTcgagcaaaggcaagtgccccaaGAACGCGCTCAAGCTCGCGGCGTGCGCCAACGTGGCCGGCCTCGTGAGCGCCGAGGTCGGGAAGCCGCCGGCCGAGCCGTGCTGCAGCCTTCTCGGCGGCCTCGCCGACCTCGAGGCCGCCGCCTGCCTCTGCACCGCCATCAAGGCCAACGTGCTCGGCATCACCCTCGACATCCCTGTCAAACTCAGCCTCATTGTCAACTACTGTGGCAAGAACCTCCCCAGCGGCTTCATATGCGCTTGA